The genomic segment GAGGCGGAAGCAGCAAAGGAAAGATCCTGGCGGCTGTTAAGGATAGAGGAAAAGTCGTTGTGGGTGTCAATAACGCGCTTCCCGGTTTTGGTTACGTGAATGAAGAAGGAAAATATGAAGGATTTGACGTAGACTTCGGGAAAGCACTTGCAGCAGCAATATTCGATGACCCGGACGCCATTGAATTCCGTCCGCTCTCCGCAGATGAGCGGTTTACCGCGTTGCAGTCCGGAGATATTGATGTGCTGATTCGAAATACAACCTGGACAACGAGCCGTGATACGGACAATGGTGCCAATTTTGGTCCCGTTACATTCTATGATGGGCAGGGCATCATGGTGCCTAAAAAAAGCGGGATCAAAAGCCTTAAAGATCTGGAGGGCGCCCGGATTGGTGTCCAGACCGGTACCACAACTGAACTGAATCTTGCTGACCAGTTCCGGAAACTGGGCATTAAGTACGAACCGGTTGTCTTTAACGATGCCGACTCCCTCGTGACTGCCTATGAGAAGGGCAGTGTCGATGCCTGGACGACCGACAAATCCGGGCTCGTATCCAGACAGTCCACACTGTCGGATCCGAATGAACACGTGATTCTTGATGCAACACTTTCTAAAGAACCGCTTGGTCCGTCGGTTGCTCAGGGCGATGATCAGTGGTACGACATCGTAACGTGGGTGACTTATGCGACGATGGAAGCTGAAGAACTGGGCATTAATTCGAAGAACGTCGATGATTTCAAGGGCAGCAAGGATCCGGTTGTCCGCCGCTTGCTCGGTGCTGAAGGCGGTCTCGGCAAGATGCTGGGACTTACCGATGATTTTGCCTATCGGGTGATCAAGCACGTCGGCAACTACTCAGAAATTTATAATCGTAATCTTGGACCTGATACCGTATTCCATCTGGAGAGAGGTCAGAACGAGAGCTGGACAAATGGCGGGCTACTCTATTCGCCTCCTTTCCGGTAATGCTGCCAGAACTCTCGATAGAAAGGAGGACCTGCCGTTTTCGTCAACATCACGGCCAGGTCCTTTCCTTTATTTCAGAAAACAGGTGGAATGATTAAAGATCACGCCTGTCAGAAGTCTCAGATGAGTCAGAGAGGTGATTGAAATTGGCGAAGAAAGCAAAGGTGGAGACGTCGACTCCCTTCTGGAGAGAT from the Sporolactobacillus sp. Y61 genome contains:
- a CDS encoding amino acid ABC transporter substrate-binding protein; amino-acid sequence: MRKKNTLFTLVAGMFLILGFVLAGCSSSDTNNSKGGGGSSKGKILAAVKDRGKVVVGVNNALPGFGYVNEEGKYEGFDVDFGKALAAAIFDDPDAIEFRPLSADERFTALQSGDIDVLIRNTTWTTSRDTDNGANFGPVTFYDGQGIMVPKKSGIKSLKDLEGARIGVQTGTTTELNLADQFRKLGIKYEPVVFNDADSLVTAYEKGSVDAWTTDKSGLVSRQSTLSDPNEHVILDATLSKEPLGPSVAQGDDQWYDIVTWVTYATMEAEELGINSKNVDDFKGSKDPVVRRLLGAEGGLGKMLGLTDDFAYRVIKHVGNYSEIYNRNLGPDTVFHLERGQNESWTNGGLLYSPPFR